A stretch of Candidatus Methylomirabilota bacterium DNA encodes these proteins:
- a CDS encoding arsinothricin resistance N-acetyltransferase ArsN1 family B, with product MPATIRLAEAGDAAAVAAIYAPFCEATAVSFEDRAPSAAEMATRILGLVPRLPWLVLDADGVIAGYAYASQHRDRAAYGWAVDTSVYVAPEYRRGGVARALYTTLFDVLRSQGYFKAYAGITLPNPASVGLHEAVGFQAVGVYRGVGYKLGAWHDVAWYGQALQAERPDPAHPVPLTRIHGSPEWRDAVARGLRYYRPGRENVTRAGPASAGDGPGSAG from the coding sequence ATGCCGGCCACGATCAGACTGGCCGAGGCCGGCGACGCCGCGGCCGTGGCCGCGATCTACGCCCCGTTCTGCGAGGCGACGGCCGTCTCGTTCGAGGACCGGGCGCCCTCGGCCGCGGAGATGGCGACGCGGATTCTCGGGCTGGTCCCCCGGCTGCCCTGGCTGGTGCTCGACGCGGACGGGGTCATCGCCGGCTACGCCTATGCGAGCCAGCATCGGGACCGGGCCGCCTACGGCTGGGCGGTCGACACCAGCGTGTACGTCGCACCCGAGTACCGGCGCGGCGGCGTCGCCCGGGCGCTCTACACGACGCTGTTCGACGTGCTGCGCTCGCAGGGCTACTTCAAAGCCTACGCCGGTATCACGCTTCCCAACCCGGCCAGCGTCGGTCTGCACGAAGCGGTGGGCTTCCAGGCGGTCGGCGTCTATCGCGGCGTCGGCTACAAACTCGGCGCCTGGCACGATGTGGCCTGGTACGGGCAGGCGCTACAGGCCGAGCGTCCGGACCCCGCTCATCCGGTGCCGCTCACCCGCATTCACGGCTCCCCGGAGTGGCGCGACGCCGTCGCGCGCGGCTTGCGCTACTATCGGCCGGGCCGAGAGAACGTTACGCGCGCTGGGCCCGCAAGCGCCGGCGATGGCCCCGGTAGCGCAGGTTGA